A single window of Pseudarthrobacter defluvii DNA harbors:
- a CDS encoding carboxylesterase/lipase family protein: MTRLSTPVGSVRGTALDIDGTPIHRFLGIPYAGPPSGANRFRPPVPVEPWQGVLDCTVPGAAAPQNPESAAPPEAKPRSWDEDGCLNLNIWTPGTDGPARPVMVWIHGGAYLLGANSDAMYDGARLAAAGGVVLVSINYRLGALGFLHLADLLGTGYEDSSNVALLDQLEALRWIRRNIGSFGGDPANVTVFGESAGAAAIGTLLGMPASEGLFRRAIMQSGTAERYRRPEESARISSLFLELCGLDASSAQALPALPVERLLEAQAAVERRVAAESFAVPLPFQPTVGTPSLPEPPLDSIRNGLSRGVDLLVGTNLNEGSFAVEMRPPAANDPDYPDRAAAVLAGAGIPAAAAPGYAEALAQVLNRPPSGKELLESAIADSVYRQPSNRLLALRRLAERNGVAGSTFAYLFTWRSPAMGGRLGACHALDIPFVFRHLDIPEAAFLTRGKAPKPLSDAMSGAWASFARTGNPGAEGLSWAGYGQEGTTMVLDDGPRLEADPRHGIREFFEGVRMLPAS, encoded by the coding sequence ATGACGCGCCTCTCCACCCCCGTCGGATCCGTCCGGGGCACCGCCCTGGACATTGACGGGACCCCTATCCACCGGTTCCTTGGCATCCCGTATGCCGGGCCGCCGTCGGGTGCCAACCGCTTCCGGCCGCCGGTCCCGGTGGAGCCGTGGCAGGGAGTGCTGGACTGCACCGTACCCGGCGCCGCTGCACCCCAGAACCCTGAGTCCGCCGCGCCCCCGGAGGCCAAGCCGCGCAGCTGGGACGAGGACGGCTGCCTCAACCTGAACATCTGGACACCGGGGACGGATGGCCCGGCCAGGCCGGTAATGGTTTGGATCCACGGCGGCGCCTACCTTCTGGGCGCCAACAGTGACGCGATGTACGACGGCGCCCGGCTGGCCGCCGCGGGGGGCGTGGTGCTGGTGTCCATCAACTACCGCTTGGGCGCCCTGGGCTTCCTCCACCTGGCCGACCTGCTGGGTACCGGGTACGAGGACTCGTCCAACGTTGCCCTGCTGGACCAACTGGAGGCGCTCCGCTGGATCCGCCGGAACATCGGCTCCTTCGGCGGCGACCCCGCAAACGTCACCGTCTTTGGCGAGTCCGCAGGCGCCGCAGCGATCGGAACCCTGCTGGGCATGCCGGCGTCGGAAGGGCTGTTCCGTCGCGCCATCATGCAAAGCGGCACCGCGGAACGGTACCGCCGGCCGGAGGAGTCCGCCCGCATCAGTTCACTGTTCCTGGAGCTGTGCGGCCTCGACGCCTCCTCCGCCCAGGCGCTGCCGGCCCTCCCGGTGGAGCGGCTGCTCGAGGCCCAGGCCGCCGTGGAGCGGCGCGTTGCTGCCGAATCCTTTGCGGTTCCCCTGCCGTTCCAGCCCACGGTGGGCACGCCGTCGCTGCCGGAGCCGCCACTGGACAGTATCCGCAACGGGCTCAGCAGAGGGGTAGACCTGCTGGTCGGCACCAACCTCAACGAGGGCTCCTTCGCCGTCGAGATGCGCCCGCCTGCAGCAAATGATCCGGACTACCCGGACCGCGCGGCCGCCGTGCTGGCCGGGGCGGGGATTCCGGCTGCCGCGGCACCGGGTTATGCGGAGGCCCTTGCCCAGGTATTGAACCGCCCGCCGTCAGGCAAGGAACTGCTGGAGTCCGCCATTGCCGATTCCGTCTACCGCCAACCCAGCAACAGGCTCCTGGCTTTGCGCCGGCTGGCTGAACGCAACGGCGTGGCGGGTAGCACGTTCGCCTACCTGTTCACGTGGCGCAGCCCCGCTATGGGCGGCAGGCTCGGCGCCTGCCACGCCCTGGATATCCCTTTCGTCTTCAGGCACCTGGACATTCCCGAAGCAGCCTTCCTCACCCGCGGCAAAGCGCCCAAGCCACTCAGCGACGCCATGAGCGGAGCCTGGGCGTCCTTCGCGCGCACGGGAAATCCAGGCGCGGAGGGGCTTTCCTGGGCCGGGTACGGGCAGGAGGGCACCACCATGGTGCTCGACGACGGGCCCCGCCTTGAGGCCGACCCCCGGCATGGGATCAGGGAGTTCTTTGAAGGGGTCAGGATGCTGCCAGCGAGTTAA
- a CDS encoding sugar phosphate isomerase/epimerase family protein: MFHSRLGCSSISFRHEDLGGALHTMKELGFEEIDLGALPGVCDHVPYELDTAAVEAVSAEVNASGLRVRSVNGDVGDLNKVLDADGHAARERHLDALLSLTANIGAKALVLPCGALDHTPVRSVEEDLDLVAAQLIGAGQRAAEFGVELWTESLHFLRFCWNLERAGLLADRLAGSGVGIVMDFSHIVAAGEDIQAYLDRHTGRISHVHLRDAVPGNINLSVGNGDADFAGGLKRLAADGYTGHFSLELETRDVTNDERPAAAAKAASFITDLI; the protein is encoded by the coding sequence ATGTTCCATTCCAGACTCGGGTGTTCATCCATCAGCTTCCGGCACGAGGACCTGGGCGGGGCCCTGCACACCATGAAGGAACTGGGCTTCGAAGAGATAGATCTGGGGGCCCTCCCCGGCGTTTGCGATCACGTTCCCTATGAACTCGACACGGCCGCGGTGGAGGCTGTCTCCGCCGAGGTCAACGCGTCCGGACTGCGGGTCCGCTCGGTCAACGGCGACGTCGGGGACCTCAATAAAGTGCTCGACGCCGACGGGCACGCAGCGCGGGAGCGCCACCTTGACGCGCTGCTCAGCCTCACCGCCAACATCGGCGCGAAGGCCCTCGTCCTTCCCTGCGGCGCACTGGACCACACCCCGGTCCGGAGCGTCGAAGAGGATCTGGACCTCGTTGCCGCCCAGCTCATTGGTGCCGGACAGCGGGCGGCGGAGTTCGGCGTCGAACTCTGGACAGAATCCCTGCACTTCTTGCGGTTCTGCTGGAACCTGGAACGCGCGGGACTCCTGGCCGACCGCCTTGCCGGTTCCGGCGTCGGGATCGTCATGGACTTCAGCCACATTGTGGCTGCCGGGGAGGATATCCAGGCCTACCTGGACCGGCACACCGGCCGGATCAGCCACGTCCACCTGCGCGATGCCGTGCCGGGGAACATCAACCTCAGCGTCGGCAACGGGGACGCCGACTTCGCCGGCGGCCTCAAGCGGCTCGCCGCAGACGGCTACACCGGCCACTTCTCGCTCGAACTGGAAACCCGGGACGTCACCAACGACGAACGCCCGGCCGCCGCCGCCAAGGCAGCAAGCTTCATCACCGACCTCATCTGA
- a CDS encoding MFS transporter, whose product MSKDALTMRGPVHGTKDARRVAIGSGVGAVIETYDFIGFGTAAALYFGTAFFPGTDPVTGTLASFATLGVGFAARPLGGIIGGHLGDKVGRKPVLVASLILMGLATFAIGLLPTYAAVGLLAPALLVFVRIVQGLAFGAEWGGAILMSYEHAPWKAKGKYTGIVQAGFPVGLLLANLTFLFSVQLGNELAWRIPFLASILLVIVGLVIRSKVPESPVFDEVKDSGAIVKAPIVEVIKTDWRNIVKGIGLRIAETAGYAVSITYMISYLNSQHLADKSQTLIALCIASAIGIFATQAWAALTDRIGRRPLYVWSTAFAALFAIPMFLLVNTGLFIAIILTIVISYAVCQNSLAGAQGAWFPELFQAKTRASGASLAYQISAMVSGFTPFITTLLFVSFGWMGPALLFGGYALIGLWAAVATRETWGKRERELAEEATKSTPNTVNA is encoded by the coding sequence ATGAGCAAAGATGCTCTGACCATGCGCGGTCCGGTCCACGGCACCAAGGACGCAAGGCGAGTTGCCATCGGATCCGGCGTGGGGGCCGTAATCGAGACGTATGACTTCATCGGCTTCGGCACCGCTGCCGCACTGTATTTCGGCACAGCATTCTTCCCCGGAACAGATCCCGTCACCGGCACGCTCGCTTCCTTCGCCACCCTTGGCGTTGGCTTCGCAGCCCGCCCGCTGGGCGGCATCATCGGCGGCCACCTCGGTGACAAGGTGGGCCGCAAGCCCGTCCTTGTCGCCTCTCTCATCCTGATGGGTCTGGCCACCTTCGCCATCGGCCTGCTCCCCACGTACGCTGCGGTCGGCCTACTCGCTCCCGCACTCCTCGTGTTTGTCCGCATCGTCCAGGGCCTTGCCTTCGGCGCGGAATGGGGAGGCGCGATCCTGATGAGCTATGAGCACGCACCCTGGAAGGCCAAGGGCAAGTACACCGGCATCGTCCAGGCCGGCTTCCCCGTGGGCCTGCTGCTGGCCAACCTGACCTTCCTGTTCAGCGTCCAGCTCGGCAACGAACTGGCCTGGCGCATCCCGTTCCTGGCAAGCATCCTGCTGGTCATCGTGGGCCTGGTCATCCGCTCCAAGGTCCCCGAGTCCCCGGTGTTCGATGAGGTAAAGGACAGCGGCGCCATCGTCAAGGCCCCCATCGTTGAGGTCATCAAGACCGACTGGCGCAACATCGTCAAGGGCATCGGCCTCCGCATCGCCGAGACCGCAGGCTACGCAGTGTCCATCACCTACATGATTTCCTACCTCAACAGCCAGCACCTGGCGGACAAGAGCCAGACCCTGATCGCCCTCTGCATCGCTTCGGCCATCGGCATCTTCGCCACCCAGGCCTGGGCCGCACTGACGGACCGCATCGGCCGCCGCCCGCTGTACGTCTGGTCCACCGCTTTCGCCGCACTGTTCGCCATTCCGATGTTCCTGCTGGTCAACACCGGCCTGTTCATCGCCATCATCCTCACCATCGTGATCTCCTACGCGGTATGCCAGAACTCCCTGGCCGGTGCCCAGGGCGCCTGGTTCCCGGAACTCTTCCAGGCCAAGACCCGCGCCTCCGGCGCCAGCCTGGCGTACCAAATCTCGGCCATGGTGTCCGGCTTCACCCCGTTCATCACCACCCTGCTGTTCGTCAGCTTCGGCTGGATGGGCCCGGCACTGCTCTTCGGCGGCTATGCCCTGATCGGTCTCTGGGCCGCCGTCGCCACCCGGGAAACCTGGGGCAAGCGCGAACGCGAACTGGCTGAGGAAGCCACCAAAAGCACCCCCAACACCGTCAACGCCTGA
- a CDS encoding SDR family NAD(P)-dependent oxidoreductase produces the protein MTTIQRTAVLTGATSERGIGITAARRYAREGWGIVILDLDGEKSAKVAAEIGNEFNVPAFGHEIDVANEASVTATQAAVAAEVAAGNLPPVGALANIAGITSPIPFLETTLELWHKVMDVNATGTYLVTKAFLPDMIENGWGRIVNMSSVSAQRGGGVFGKVPYSAAKAAILGFTKALARELGATGVTVNAITPGAVDTNIRVGSTEEQEAAINAGIPLGRNATTEEVASVITFLSSEDSAYLTGTTIDINGGSHIH, from the coding sequence ATGACCACCATCCAGCGCACCGCCGTCCTAACCGGAGCAACCTCCGAGCGGGGCATCGGCATCACCGCCGCCCGCCGCTACGCACGTGAAGGGTGGGGCATCGTCATCCTGGACCTCGACGGCGAGAAGTCCGCCAAGGTCGCTGCCGAGATTGGCAACGAATTCAACGTCCCCGCCTTCGGCCACGAGATCGACGTTGCCAACGAAGCCTCAGTCACGGCAACCCAGGCCGCCGTCGCCGCCGAAGTTGCCGCCGGCAACCTGCCGCCCGTTGGCGCCCTGGCCAACATCGCCGGCATCACCTCGCCCATCCCGTTCCTGGAGACCACGCTCGAGCTGTGGCACAAGGTCATGGACGTCAACGCCACCGGCACCTATCTGGTGACCAAGGCCTTCCTGCCGGACATGATCGAAAACGGCTGGGGCCGGATCGTGAACATGTCCTCCGTCTCGGCGCAGCGTGGCGGCGGCGTCTTCGGCAAGGTCCCCTACTCCGCGGCGAAGGCGGCAATCCTTGGCTTCACCAAGGCGCTGGCCCGCGAACTGGGCGCCACGGGTGTCACCGTCAACGCCATCACCCCCGGCGCCGTGGACACCAACATCCGCGTGGGCAGCACCGAGGAGCAGGAAGCGGCCATCAACGCGGGCATCCCGCTGGGCCGCAACGCCACTACTGAGGAAGTGGCTTCCGTGATCACCTTCCTGTCCTCGGAAGACTCGGCCTACCTCACCGGCACCACCATCGACATCAACGGTGGCAGCCACATCCACTGA
- a CDS encoding transferase, giving the protein MTAKFVSVEDDAGKVTRYSRHDNGGGLIAPGASVADSARIGPMTYVEHGAQVGSGCRIGHGTWIDRGAVIGDRTVIGDGVRIGRGTVIGNRVHIGSHSRIGSSVLVEHGVHLDSDSTVPDGSEVLAGAHTRLAPARHRQHRKTKGGMAA; this is encoded by the coding sequence ATGACCGCAAAGTTTGTGTCAGTCGAGGACGACGCCGGGAAGGTCACCCGGTACAGCCGCCATGACAACGGCGGCGGCCTCATAGCTCCGGGGGCCAGCGTGGCGGACAGCGCCCGGATAGGCCCCATGACCTATGTGGAGCACGGGGCACAGGTGGGCTCAGGCTGCCGGATTGGACACGGAACCTGGATCGACAGGGGCGCGGTGATTGGCGACCGCACCGTGATTGGCGACGGCGTGCGCATCGGACGGGGCACAGTTATCGGCAACCGCGTGCACATTGGCAGCCATTCGCGGATCGGCTCCAGCGTCCTGGTGGAGCATGGCGTCCACCTGGATTCCGACAGCACCGTACCCGATGGCAGTGAGGTCCTCGCCGGAGCGCATACACGGCTGGCCCCGGCAAGGCACCGGCAACACCGGAAGACGAAGGGCGGAATGGCCGCCTGA
- a CDS encoding transketolase family protein — MSTTTKAASAPAATTAAAKPKLKTSAMIASFADPGQKTANAPFGHALVKAAQENDKIVGLTADLGKYTDMHIFAKAFPERFFQMGMAEQLLFGAAAGLAESGLVPFASTYSVFAARRAYDFLCLDAAEPNLNVNIVGGLPGLTTGYGPSHQATEDMAIFRGMPNLTIVDPCDSVDIEQAVPQLAASEGPTYLRLLRGNVPTVLDEYDYTFELGKAKVLRGGNDVVFISSGLMTMRALQAAKALAAHNVDVAVVHTPTIKPFDAGTVLKEVNTDRLAVTLENHSMVGGLFETVASAVVTAGVGKRVVPIGLPDQFLDAGALPTLHDRYGLSVDRIVAKVLAELG, encoded by the coding sequence ATGAGCACCACCACCAAGGCCGCTTCGGCACCTGCAGCCACCACCGCAGCCGCCAAGCCGAAGCTGAAGACCTCGGCGATGATCGCCTCCTTCGCCGACCCGGGCCAGAAGACCGCCAACGCACCGTTCGGGCATGCCCTGGTCAAGGCCGCACAGGAGAACGACAAGATCGTGGGCCTGACCGCGGACCTGGGCAAGTACACGGACATGCACATCTTCGCCAAGGCCTTCCCGGAGCGGTTCTTCCAGATGGGCATGGCGGAGCAGCTGCTGTTCGGCGCCGCCGCCGGCCTGGCCGAGTCCGGCCTGGTTCCGTTCGCGTCCACCTACTCCGTGTTCGCGGCCCGCCGCGCCTATGACTTCCTGTGCCTCGACGCTGCGGAACCGAACCTGAACGTCAACATCGTGGGCGGCCTGCCCGGCCTTACCACCGGGTACGGTCCCAGCCACCAGGCCACCGAGGACATGGCGATCTTCCGCGGCATGCCCAACCTGACCATCGTGGACCCCTGCGACTCAGTGGACATCGAGCAGGCCGTCCCGCAGCTCGCAGCCTCCGAAGGTCCCACCTACCTGCGGCTGCTGCGCGGCAACGTGCCCACGGTTTTGGACGAGTACGACTACACCTTCGAGCTCGGCAAGGCAAAGGTGCTTCGCGGCGGCAACGACGTGGTGTTCATTTCCTCCGGCCTGATGACCATGCGCGCCCTGCAGGCAGCCAAGGCCCTGGCTGCACACAACGTGGACGTCGCCGTCGTGCACACCCCTACCATCAAGCCGTTCGACGCCGGGACCGTCCTCAAGGAGGTCAACACCGACCGGTTGGCCGTCACCCTGGAGAACCACTCCATGGTGGGCGGCCTGTTCGAAACTGTTGCCTCCGCCGTCGTCACCGCCGGAGTAGGCAAGCGCGTGGTGCCCATCGGACTGCCGGACCAGTTCCTCGACGCCGGCGCACTTCCCACCCTGCACGACCGCTACGGCCTTTCGGTGGACCGCATCGTGGCCAAGGTCCTCGCCGAACTCGGTTAA
- a CDS encoding transketolase, which translates to MPTDTVQDAAPQGQTLQTAVTPERVDQISAAAYRIRHHALNMGEVQGQGYVGQALGAADMLATVYGDQLRFRAEDPHWEARDRFLLSTGHYAIGHYAALAEAGIVPVEELETYGSDDSRLPMSGMSTYTPGMEISGGSLGHGLTIAVGMALGLRYQGSSARVFNFLSDGELDEGSTWEAAMGAHHHQLGNLTAMVDINALQADGKTETVLRTEPVTEKWESFGWYTQRVDGNDVGALLEAFDNAAAQAGAVGRPSVILCDTKVGRGVPLLENREKAHFMRIEEHEWQICREQLTAGYQGKASA; encoded by the coding sequence ATGCCTACAGATACCGTCCAGGACGCCGCCCCGCAGGGACAAACACTGCAGACCGCAGTGACCCCGGAGCGGGTGGACCAGATCAGCGCCGCCGCGTACCGGATCCGGCACCACGCCCTGAACATGGGTGAGGTGCAGGGCCAGGGCTACGTGGGCCAGGCCCTGGGCGCTGCGGACATGCTCGCCACGGTCTACGGTGACCAGCTCCGCTTCCGCGCCGAGGACCCGCACTGGGAAGCCCGCGACCGGTTCCTGCTCTCCACCGGCCACTACGCCATCGGCCACTACGCGGCCCTCGCCGAAGCCGGCATCGTCCCGGTGGAGGAACTGGAGACCTACGGCTCGGACGATTCCCGGCTGCCGATGTCCGGGATGTCAACGTACACCCCGGGGATGGAAATCTCCGGCGGCTCCCTGGGGCACGGTTTGACCATCGCCGTCGGCATGGCCCTGGGCCTGCGCTACCAGGGCTCTTCCGCCCGGGTGTTCAACTTCCTCTCCGACGGCGAGCTGGACGAAGGCTCCACCTGGGAAGCCGCCATGGGTGCACACCACCACCAGCTGGGCAACCTGACGGCCATGGTGGACATCAACGCCCTCCAGGCCGACGGCAAGACGGAAACGGTCCTGCGCACCGAGCCGGTCACGGAGAAGTGGGAATCCTTCGGCTGGTACACCCAGCGGGTGGACGGCAACGACGTCGGCGCGCTGCTCGAAGCGTTCGACAACGCAGCTGCCCAGGCCGGCGCCGTCGGGCGTCCCTCCGTGATCCTGTGCGACACGAAGGTGGGCCGCGGCGTGCCGCTGCTGGAAAACCGCGAAAAGGCGCACTTCATGCGCATCGAAGAACACGAATGGCAGATCTGCCGCGAACAGCTCACCGCCGGTTACCAAGGAAAGGCTTCAGCATGA
- a CDS encoding LacI family DNA-binding transcriptional regulator, with protein sequence MNQKITRPAAVREGRPNPTLEDLASAAGVSRSTASRAINGGSKVSAQAQAAVDAAIVALGYTPNRAARSLVTRRTGSVALVIPEPDARVMMDPYFAAVITGVNQSLRDTDLQLVLLMSRAGDDSSRTLRYLRGGHVDGAIVVSHHRADDWVESLASTGLPTVFIGRPWDGKSGLPFVDLDNFEGGRLAARHLAGIGRTRLGTVAGPSDMTAAVDRLEGWMQGLKEAGLQPGPVVYGDFTTAGGADAARSLLARAPELDGVFAASDLMALGVVDLVRGMKRRVPEDVAVVGFDNHAILSADGLGLTTVAHPVAEMAAAAGRLLVNAIENQGQQLEPVIYPAELVVRGSTSG encoded by the coding sequence GTGAACCAGAAGATCACCCGGCCTGCGGCAGTCAGGGAGGGACGGCCGAATCCGACCCTGGAGGACCTCGCGTCAGCTGCCGGGGTGTCACGCTCCACGGCTTCCCGTGCTATCAACGGCGGATCGAAGGTGAGCGCGCAGGCCCAGGCCGCCGTCGACGCCGCCATTGTGGCACTGGGCTACACCCCCAACCGTGCTGCTCGGAGCCTGGTCACCCGGCGGACGGGATCAGTGGCCCTTGTCATCCCCGAACCCGACGCCCGGGTGATGATGGACCCGTACTTCGCGGCCGTCATCACGGGGGTGAACCAATCCCTCCGGGACACCGATCTGCAGCTGGTCCTCTTGATGTCCCGGGCGGGGGACGATTCTTCCCGGACGCTCCGCTACCTGCGCGGCGGCCACGTGGACGGCGCCATCGTCGTGTCCCATCACCGTGCCGATGACTGGGTGGAAAGCCTGGCTTCCACCGGGCTGCCTACCGTCTTCATCGGCAGGCCGTGGGACGGGAAGTCCGGGCTTCCGTTTGTGGACCTGGACAACTTCGAGGGCGGCAGGCTGGCGGCCCGCCACCTTGCCGGCATCGGCCGTACCCGCCTCGGAACTGTTGCCGGCCCCAGCGACATGACGGCCGCCGTCGACCGGCTGGAAGGCTGGATGCAGGGGCTCAAGGAGGCCGGCCTGCAGCCCGGGCCCGTCGTTTACGGGGACTTCACGACGGCGGGCGGCGCGGACGCAGCGAGGAGCCTTTTGGCCCGGGCGCCGGAGCTGGACGGAGTTTTCGCTGCCTCGGACCTCATGGCGCTCGGCGTGGTGGACCTGGTGCGGGGCATGAAGCGGCGTGTGCCGGAGGACGTTGCGGTTGTGGGCTTCGACAACCACGCCATCCTCAGTGCGGACGGACTCGGCCTTACAACGGTTGCCCACCCAGTAGCGGAAATGGCCGCAGCAGCAGGACGCCTTTTGGTCAACGCCATTGAAAATCAGGGGCAGCAACTGGAACCGGTCATTTATCCGGCGGAACTGGTGGTGCGCGGGAGCACCTCCGGTTGA
- a CDS encoding GntR family transcriptional regulator, with protein MAGLTAPLLGLEKKSLREQALSALRTAITSGELEPGRHLVETELSEMLQISRGTLREALRQLEQEGLLSAGPRGRLSVRHLDEKEIRDIFAVRAALESLAARTLCELPDRQHVTDSLHSAIDAMTETTKGTLKERIESDLEFHRTLCRLTGNETLLHSWESLEGSIRMSIMFAGQEKGVSNMSVDRHKDIVAAIDTGDATLARKTILEHMDSAAANLVA; from the coding sequence ATGGCCGGACTGACCGCCCCGCTGCTGGGACTGGAAAAGAAAAGCCTGCGCGAGCAGGCGCTCTCGGCGCTGAGGACCGCCATCACCAGCGGTGAGCTGGAACCCGGCCGGCACCTGGTGGAAACCGAACTGTCCGAGATGCTGCAGATCAGCCGCGGCACCCTCCGCGAGGCCCTCCGCCAGCTGGAGCAGGAAGGCCTCCTGTCCGCCGGACCCCGCGGCCGGCTCTCCGTCCGCCATCTGGACGAAAAGGAAATCCGGGACATCTTCGCCGTCCGGGCCGCCCTGGAATCACTGGCCGCGCGGACCCTCTGCGAACTTCCTGACCGGCAGCACGTCACCGACTCGCTGCACAGCGCCATCGACGCGATGACCGAAACCACCAAGGGCACCCTCAAGGAACGCATTGAATCGGATCTTGAGTTCCACCGGACGCTCTGCCGGCTCACCGGAAACGAGACACTCCTCCACTCCTGGGAATCATTGGAGGGCTCCATCCGGATGTCCATCATGTTCGCCGGCCAGGAGAAGGGGGTCAGCAACATGAGCGTGGACCGCCACAAGGACATCGTGGCCGCCATCGACACCGGTGACGCCACATTGGCCCGAAAGACCATCCTGGAACACATGGATTCCGCCGCCGCCAACCTGGTGGCTTAA
- a CDS encoding SRPBCC family protein, with the protein MITVTGSVETNLPAEKAFAFMSEFENTSKWDPNTPVMDKLTPGPVAVGHKYHAESEFRGKRQTLVYEVIELTANHIKLRGENKTVTAFDSIDVSPNGTGSVVKYTAEFSINGPAKIIQPLLKPAFNSLRDPALNGIRDTLNSLAAS; encoded by the coding sequence ATGATCACAGTCACCGGAAGTGTGGAAACCAACCTGCCCGCGGAGAAGGCCTTTGCCTTCATGAGTGAGTTTGAGAACACCAGCAAGTGGGACCCCAACACCCCCGTCATGGACAAGCTCACCCCGGGGCCGGTGGCTGTGGGGCACAAGTACCATGCCGAGTCCGAGTTCCGGGGAAAGCGCCAGACCCTGGTTTATGAGGTCATCGAGCTGACCGCCAACCACATCAAGCTGCGCGGCGAGAACAAGACGGTCACGGCCTTCGACTCAATCGACGTCAGCCCCAACGGGACGGGCTCGGTGGTGAAGTACACGGCCGAGTTCAGCATCAACGGGCCGGCCAAGATCATCCAGCCGCTCCTGAAGCCTGCCTTCAACTCCCTGCGGGACCCGGCGCTCAACGGGATCCGGGACACGCTTAACTCGCTGGCAGCATCCTGA
- a CDS encoding GAF and ANTAR domain-containing protein yields the protein MAITTVREVKPVLNAGVPEGENFADVALHLQESFLQNPEVEAFLRNLAEYAASRLGSPDHECTCEIMILRPKKPVASASSNAGAPLITLLESEQGDGPGLAAMRTGGTVLVADLRREQRWPGYVRAVRRQGFLSVLSIPAALEEDARGVVTFYCSQPLEAAHDGIHAAEAFVRRASKGLKLALRMLKLEETKEGMSAAMQTRTVVDLATGAIMAQNRCSQAAAFKLLRNASSTRNMKLREVAAAVITSVAGAADTFTYFDE from the coding sequence GTGGCTATAACTACTGTCCGGGAGGTAAAACCCGTGCTCAATGCCGGCGTCCCTGAAGGTGAGAACTTCGCAGACGTTGCACTGCATCTCCAGGAGTCGTTCCTGCAAAACCCCGAAGTTGAGGCATTCCTTCGGAACCTGGCGGAATATGCCGCATCCAGGCTCGGCTCTCCGGATCACGAATGCACCTGCGAAATTATGATACTGCGGCCCAAGAAACCCGTGGCCAGTGCCAGCAGCAACGCCGGCGCACCACTGATTACCCTGCTGGAGTCCGAGCAGGGCGACGGCCCGGGGCTGGCGGCCATGCGGACTGGCGGTACTGTGCTGGTGGCAGACCTGCGGCGGGAGCAGCGGTGGCCCGGGTACGTCCGGGCGGTCCGGAGGCAGGGATTCCTTTCGGTACTGAGCATTCCGGCAGCGCTGGAGGAGGACGCCCGGGGCGTTGTGACCTTCTACTGCTCCCAGCCGCTTGAAGCGGCCCATGACGGGATTCATGCTGCCGAGGCCTTTGTGCGGCGGGCATCCAAGGGCCTGAAACTCGCCCTGCGCATGCTCAAGCTGGAGGAGACCAAGGAGGGCATGAGCGCTGCCATGCAGACCCGCACCGTAGTCGACCTGGCCACGGGGGCCATCATGGCGCAGAACCGCTGCAGCCAGGCCGCCGCCTTCAAGCTGCTGCGGAACGCATCCAGCACCAGGAACATGAAACTCCGGGAAGTTGCCGCCGCTGTAATCACGTCAGTGGCAGGGGCCGCGGATACCTTCACCTACTTCGACGAGTAG
- a CDS encoding universal stress protein: MAGNGSFRIVVGVDGSDQSRAAMDWAIEESKLRKGEVQAVTARSFPYVSDAMGTAWDYEIFQKDAQAILEAELERVKDQGVTVTGRIVEGNPASALIDASKDADLVALGSRGHGGFTGMLLGSVSHQTIHHAHCPVLVIREPATD; encoded by the coding sequence GTGGCCGGTAACGGAAGCTTTCGAATCGTCGTGGGGGTGGACGGCTCCGACCAATCCAGGGCGGCGATGGACTGGGCCATCGAGGAGTCCAAGCTGCGCAAGGGGGAGGTGCAAGCGGTGACCGCCCGGAGCTTTCCCTACGTCAGCGACGCCATGGGCACCGCCTGGGACTACGAAATCTTCCAGAAGGACGCCCAGGCCATCCTCGAAGCCGAACTGGAACGCGTCAAGGACCAAGGGGTGACTGTCACCGGTCGCATTGTGGAAGGTAACCCCGCGTCTGCTCTCATCGATGCTTCCAAGGACGCCGACCTCGTGGCCCTCGGTTCACGCGGCCACGGCGGGTTCACTGGAATGCTGCTCGGCTCCGTGTCCCATCAAACCATCCACCACGCGCACTGCCCGGTGCTGGTGATCCGCGAACCTGCCACGGATTAG